The following are encoded in a window of Bradyrhizobium sp. WBOS07 genomic DNA:
- a CDS encoding TetR/AcrR family transcriptional regulator: protein MALISEHIEGDTRDRILEVAERLFRQIGYQKTTVGDIAKELRMSPANVYRFFESKKAIHQAVARSLMGEVELEAQRIVARPGPVPERFRELLTTIHRMNTERYVGDNKLHEMVEIAMQEDWEVCVNHMECIAGVVGQMIAQGVASGEFETKDLQLASLCACTAMMRFFHPQMIAQCATKPGPNIDQMIDFVIAGLSPRH from the coding sequence ATGGCCCTTATTTCGGAACATATCGAAGGCGACACCCGGGATCGTATCCTCGAGGTGGCCGAGCGGCTGTTCCGCCAGATCGGCTACCAGAAGACCACGGTGGGCGACATCGCCAAAGAGCTCCGGATGAGTCCCGCCAACGTGTATCGCTTCTTCGAATCGAAGAAGGCGATCCATCAGGCGGTGGCCCGCTCCCTCATGGGCGAGGTCGAGCTCGAAGCGCAGCGGATCGTGGCAAGGCCCGGCCCGGTGCCGGAGCGCTTCCGCGAGCTCCTCACCACCATCCATCGCATGAACACCGAGCGCTATGTCGGCGACAACAAGCTGCACGAGATGGTCGAGATCGCGATGCAGGAGGACTGGGAGGTCTGCGTCAACCATATGGAGTGCATCGCCGGCGTCGTCGGCCAGATGATCGCGCAAGGCGTGGCCTCCGGCGAGTTCGAGACGAAGGACCTCCAGCTGGCCTCGCTGTGCGCCTGCACCGCGATGATGCGGTTCTTCCACCCCCAGATGATCGCCCAGTGCGCCACCAAGCCGGGCCCGAACATCGACCAGATGATCGATTTCGTCATCGCCGGTCTGTCGCCGCGCCACTGA